From one Asterias amurensis chromosome 10, ASM3211899v1 genomic stretch:
- the LOC139942482 gene encoding uncharacterized protein isoform X1 gives MERHGATINRVTSSFGPSPTFKVEKSVAIFAESAARFHFDQLQERRQWQDRRLVALAELKHNHCKMKAPLGLTLCLLAHFLVEVTCGGDGGFNIHGGYSEVFNADSTSKLATIHEWGAFDSGSQSNRKVIDGPDGFCWYNNELAYCFVKFVVSSTSQPNEEHYQIEGSKMVIKDSSSSYTVQDYGWGVQEAYDEVEGNIIADGYIWSGNENDWGYGYLHLFVKKTTRPSLSDAFLFERRNAGSESLVAESIMTGQKTPTSVPQKLSDFQCWTSKWSRDSIGRWTMYRPQTKLVDYNPIYAEKTVEPIESHILKSLTLENQGSGVTSNDFAKLGSSETISLSSTTSISTTFDFEVDIGSSVSMDIGFVSSSLDINLHFGYSSTSATEETQTSSTTSTISWPSTCPPGIRIDIDIYKITEKQTVPIEFTFECNGEQFSETRTLEATVNKLKQQLTNCCLTKSASPQCGSPELKMC, from the exons ATGGAACGTCACGGTGCCACTATCAACAGAGTCACTTCATCATTTGGACCATCTCCAACCTTCAAGGTAGAAAAAAGTGTTGCAATTTTTGCAGAAAGTGCTGCAAGATTTCACTTTGATCAACTACAGGAGAGACGACAATGGCAAGATAGAAGGCTGGTGGCCTTGGCTGAACTCAAACAT AATCACTGCAAGATGAAGGCACCACTTGGTCTCACCCTTTGCTTGTTAGCGCATTTTCTGGTTGAAGTGACGTGTGGTGGCGACGGAGGTTTCAACATCCACGGTGGCTACTCTGAGGTTTTCAATGCAGATTCTACCAGCAAGTTGGCTACCATACATGAATGGGGTGCTTTCGATTCGGGAAGTCAGAGCAATAGAAAGGTGATTGACGGCCCTGATGGGTTCTGCTGGTACAACAACGAGCTCGCCTACTGTTTCGTGAAATTTGTAGTCTCGAGTACAAGCCAGCCGAATGAGGAGCACTACCAGATTGAGGGTAGCAAGATGGTTATCAAGGACAGCTCATCTTCATACACGGTGCAAGACTACGGTTGGGGTGTCCAGGAAGCCTATGATGAGGTGGAAGGGAATATAATCGCCGACGGTTACATCTGGAGCGGCAATGAGAACGATTGGGGTTACGGTTATCTACATCTGTTTGTGAAGAAGACAACTCGTCCTTCCTTGTCTGATGCCTTCTTGTTTGAGAGGCGAAATGCTGGGTCTGAGAGTCTGGTTGCTGAGTCGATAATGACCGGGCAGAAAACACCAACAAGCGTCCCACAGAAGCTGTCTGACTTCCAATGCTGGACCAGCAAATGGAGCAGGGATTCCATAGGTCGGTGGACCATGTACAGGCCGCAGACAAAGCTGGTTGACTACAACCCGATCTACGCGGAGAAGACGGTTGAACCTATCGAATCGCACATCCTGAAGTCTCTCACCTTGGAGAACCAAGGATCTGGAGTCACATCGAATGACTTCGCAAAGCTTGGTTCCAGTGAGACCATCAGTCTGTCGTCGACAACCAGTATCTCAACCACGTTCGACTTCGAAGTCGACATCGGGTCGAGCGTCTCAATGGACATTGGTTTTGTGTCGTCCTCTTTGGACATCAATCTTCACTTCGGCTACTCATCAACATCCGCGACAGAAGAGACCCAGACTTCCTCTACAACGTCAACCATATCCTGGCCGTCAACCTGCCCACCGGGGATAAGGATCGATATTGACATCTATAAGATTACGGAGAAGCAGACCGTTCCGATTGAGTTCACGTTCGAATGCAACGGAGAACAGTTTTCAGAGACCCGTACCCTGGAAGCTACGGTGAATAAGCTGAAGCAGCAGTTGACCAATTGCTGTTTGACAAAGTCAGCAAGTCCACAATGCGGTTCGCCCGAGCTGAAAATGTGTTAG
- the LOC139942482 gene encoding uncharacterized protein isoform X2: MKAPLGLTLCLLAHFLVEVTCGGDGGFNIHGGYSEVFNADSTSKLATIHEWGAFDSGSQSNRKVIDGPDGFCWYNNELAYCFVKFVVSSTSQPNEEHYQIEGSKMVIKDSSSSYTVQDYGWGVQEAYDEVEGNIIADGYIWSGNENDWGYGYLHLFVKKTTRPSLSDAFLFERRNAGSESLVAESIMTGQKTPTSVPQKLSDFQCWTSKWSRDSIGRWTMYRPQTKLVDYNPIYAEKTVEPIESHILKSLTLENQGSGVTSNDFAKLGSSETISLSSTTSISTTFDFEVDIGSSVSMDIGFVSSSLDINLHFGYSSTSATEETQTSSTTSTISWPSTCPPGIRIDIDIYKITEKQTVPIEFTFECNGEQFSETRTLEATVNKLKQQLTNCCLTKSASPQCGSPELKMC; the protein is encoded by the coding sequence ATGAAGGCACCACTTGGTCTCACCCTTTGCTTGTTAGCGCATTTTCTGGTTGAAGTGACGTGTGGTGGCGACGGAGGTTTCAACATCCACGGTGGCTACTCTGAGGTTTTCAATGCAGATTCTACCAGCAAGTTGGCTACCATACATGAATGGGGTGCTTTCGATTCGGGAAGTCAGAGCAATAGAAAGGTGATTGACGGCCCTGATGGGTTCTGCTGGTACAACAACGAGCTCGCCTACTGTTTCGTGAAATTTGTAGTCTCGAGTACAAGCCAGCCGAATGAGGAGCACTACCAGATTGAGGGTAGCAAGATGGTTATCAAGGACAGCTCATCTTCATACACGGTGCAAGACTACGGTTGGGGTGTCCAGGAAGCCTATGATGAGGTGGAAGGGAATATAATCGCCGACGGTTACATCTGGAGCGGCAATGAGAACGATTGGGGTTACGGTTATCTACATCTGTTTGTGAAGAAGACAACTCGTCCTTCCTTGTCTGATGCCTTCTTGTTTGAGAGGCGAAATGCTGGGTCTGAGAGTCTGGTTGCTGAGTCGATAATGACCGGGCAGAAAACACCAACAAGCGTCCCACAGAAGCTGTCTGACTTCCAATGCTGGACCAGCAAATGGAGCAGGGATTCCATAGGTCGGTGGACCATGTACAGGCCGCAGACAAAGCTGGTTGACTACAACCCGATCTACGCGGAGAAGACGGTTGAACCTATCGAATCGCACATCCTGAAGTCTCTCACCTTGGAGAACCAAGGATCTGGAGTCACATCGAATGACTTCGCAAAGCTTGGTTCCAGTGAGACCATCAGTCTGTCGTCGACAACCAGTATCTCAACCACGTTCGACTTCGAAGTCGACATCGGGTCGAGCGTCTCAATGGACATTGGTTTTGTGTCGTCCTCTTTGGACATCAATCTTCACTTCGGCTACTCATCAACATCCGCGACAGAAGAGACCCAGACTTCCTCTACAACGTCAACCATATCCTGGCCGTCAACCTGCCCACCGGGGATAAGGATCGATATTGACATCTATAAGATTACGGAGAAGCAGACCGTTCCGATTGAGTTCACGTTCGAATGCAACGGAGAACAGTTTTCAGAGACCCGTACCCTGGAAGCTACGGTGAATAAGCTGAAGCAGCAGTTGACCAATTGCTGTTTGACAAAGTCAGCAAGTCCACAATGCGGTTCGCCCGAGCTGAAAATGTGTTAG
- the LOC139942477 gene encoding uncharacterized protein translates to MECSIDGDESSTTQTILTVKNTEELLEAIESLSSENVAMSVEVQHETLESMEVQEDQATGSQQFQFTTADYQQSGQVEPSESQQIEYVTEQVVTSQVGGAQVEQLVQVSAAPVSNHQVVFPGGPRPQTVQIQVTDSVGDQSVANEGAQGYHYIYQDALVCADSAQTTDQANQNQTVVTSDILPQLYRPGQDIHSSLEIASAVEILTGLASTITTQLGYQEAKQAVKLVKKEKKHKKKKNKKDKGKTKKSKKLKRKKDAGVFVENQEPKPRKTDGGYHECPTCQKTFGTAANLKSHLVSHTTERPFACDTCNASFKRRRYLQLHKNIHTQQKIFQCSYCEKTFLMKSWLHSHERYHTKPFSCDLCGRAFGDKKIRDVHRRSHTNEKPFICGECGQAFRSKAVAIKHGRRHSGLKPYVCKICNKAYTQIHNLTDHEKTHIDDQTFACKTCGKVFYARSSLRRHRIKEHPEEKTGITKVPLSRNQVITKEPGVFEIIRKPYVCKVCTEGYKTRKSLKMHEKIHEASRVCQYCSSVFVSRSDLVIHERSHTGERPFACTVCGKTFTSKKATNRHEKSHSGIKPFECRTCNKKFTRSSNLKDHELIHAGKSKRFACSSCEKIFASRSAMKSHERLKHGPGATQNQLQVDNSMPVGQITQTMPVSQQEDPTCAEQVELFEIIIAASGQAEEQVTQVTEVSEVTEIGNIVSVS, encoded by the coding sequence ATGGAGTGCAGTATCGATGGCGATGAGTCGTCAACAACTCAGACTATCCTCACAGTCAAGAACACAGAGGAACTCCTGGAGGCCATCGAGAGCCTGTCATCAGAAAATGTCGCCATGAGCGTCGAGGTCCAGCATGAGACACTGGAGTCCATGGAGGTGCAAGAGGACCAGGCAACTGGTAGCCAGCAGTTTCAATTCACCACCGCTGACTACCAGCAGTCCGGGCAAGTGGAGCCCAGCGAATCGCAACAGATTGAGTATGTCACTGAGCAGGTCGTGACTTCGCAAGTCGGGGGCGCCCAAGTAGAACAGCTGGTGCAGGTATCCGCTGCTCCGGTCAGTAACCATCAGGTGGTGTTCCCAGGAGGTCCAAGGCCTCAGACTGTCCAAATACAGGTGACTGATTCCGTTGGTGACCAGTCGGTGGCGAATGAGGGAGCGCAGGGTTATCACTATATTTACCAAGATGCACTGGTGTGTGCTGATTCCGCACAGACGACCGATCAGGCAAACCAAAATCAGACTGTGGTGACTTCGGACATTCTACCCCAACTGTATCGTCCAGGCCAAGACATTCATAGCTCCCTGGAGATTGCTTCTGCCGTGGAGATCTTGACGGGACTAGCGTCGACGATAACCACTCAGCTCGGCTACCAAGAGGCCAAGCAAGCTGTAAAGCTGGTCAAGAAGGAGAAGAAACataagaaaaagaagaacaagaaagaCAAGGGAAAGACCAAAAAGTCTAAAAAGTTGAAACGGAAGAAAGACGCCGGTGTGTTTGTAGAGAATCAGGAGCCCAAACCTCGGAAGACGGACGGAGGATACCACGAGTGTCCAACCTGTCAGAAAACATTTGGTACTGCTGCTAATCTGAAGAGTCATCTTGTTTCACACACAACGGAGAGGCCCTTCGCTTGCGATACGTGCAACGCAAGCTTCAAACGTCGCCGCTACCTCCAGCTCCACAAGAACATCCACACGCAGCAAAAGATATTTCAGTGCAGCTACTGTGAGAAGACCTTCCTGATGAAGAGCTGGCTGCACAGCCACGAGAGGTATCATACTAAACCGTTCTCGTGCGATCTGTGCGGCAGAGCGTTCGGCGACAAGAAGATCCGGGATGTCCACCGTAGATCACACACCAACGAGAAGCCATTTATTTGCGGGGAATGCGGCCAAGCGTTTCGCTCCAAAGCAGTCGCGATAAAACACGGTCGTAGACACAGCGGACTCAAGCCCTACGTTTGCAAGATCTGCAACAAGGCGTACACCCAGATTCACAATCTCACAGACCATGAGAAGACGCATATCGACGATCAGACATTCGCCTGTAAAACCTGCGGCAAGGTTTTCTACGCTCGGAGCAGTCTGCGACGCCATAGGATCAAAGAACATCCGGAGGAGAAAACAGGGATCACTAAAGTCCCGCTTTCTCGTAACCAGGTGATCACAAAAGAACCGGGTGTCTTTGAGATCATCAGGAAGCCCTATGTCTGCAAGGTCTGCACAGAAGGCTACAAAACGAGGAAGTCCCTGAAGATGCATGAGAAGATCCACGAGGCAAGCCGTGTCTGCCAGTACTGCAGCTCGGTCTTCGTCTCTAGGTCTGATCTCGTCATACATGAAAGATCCCACACTGGGGAGCGCCCGTTCGCCTGCACCGTCTGCGGCAAAACTTTCACCTCCAAGAAGGCCACCAACCGCCACGAGAAATCCCACAGCGGCATCAAACCCTTCGAGTGCAGGACATGCAACAAGAAGTTCACACGCTCCTCGAATCTGAAGGACCACGAACTGATTCACGCCGGGAAGAGCAAACGCTTCGCCTGCAGCAGCTGCGAGAAGATCTTCGCATCGCGCAGCGCCATGAAGAGCCACGAGCGGTTGAAACACGGTCCCGGGGCGACGCAAAACCAGTTACAGGTTGACAACTCTATGCCCGTTGGGCAGATCACACAAACTATGCCTGTTTCGCAGCAGGAGGATCCTACGTGTGCTGAGCAGGTGGAGTTGTTTGAGATCATCATTGCGGCCTCGGGGCAAGCTGAGGAACAAGTGACGCAGGTTACGGAAGTTTCTGAAGTCACAGAGATTGGGAACATTGTCTCTGTTTCTTAA